From one Pempheris klunzingeri isolate RE-2024b chromosome 5, fPemKlu1.hap1, whole genome shotgun sequence genomic stretch:
- the LOC139201380 gene encoding aldo-keto reductase family 1 member D1-like → MNLTAKSHSITLSDGNHIPLLGLGTYGDPRTTSKGTALECVKMAIDVGYRHFDGALVYYNEHEVGQAIREKIADGTVRREDIFYCGKLWNTFHPPELVRPTLERTLKALKLDYVDLYIVELPMAFKPGNDFYPKDQDGKYIYHHTDLCATWEALEACKDAGLVKSLGVSNFNRRQLELLLNKPGLKHKPVSNQVECHPYFTQPKLLEFCRQNDIVIVGYCPIGSSRDASWVNLKCPPLLEDELLVSIGKKYHKSPAQVALRFNVQRGVVVIPKSFSPERIKHNFQIFDFSLTEEEMRAIEALNKNIRFVELLMWSDHPEYPFHDDY, encoded by the exons atgaaTCTGACCGCAAAGAGCCACAGTATCACCCTCAGCGATGGGAACCATATTCCCTTGCTGGGATTGGGCACCTATGGGGACCCTCGAACG ACATCCAAAGGCACAGCGCTTGAGTGTGTCAAGATGGCCATAGATGTGGGCTACAGGCACTTTGATGGGGCATTGGTGTATTACAATGAGCACGAAGTGGGTCAAGCCATCAGAGAGAAGATTGCTGATGGAACCGTAAGAAGAGAGGACATCTTTTACTGTGGAAAG CTCTGGAATACCTTCCATCCACCAGAATTGGTGAGACCGACCTTGGAGAGGACACTGAAAGCCTTGAAACTAGACTATGTGGATCTCTACATTGTTGAGCTTCCTATGGCCTTCAAG CCTGGAAATGACTTCTACCCAAAAGACCAGGATGGAAAATACATCTATCACCACACAGACCTCTGTGCAACATGGGAG GCTTTAGAGGCCTGCAAAGACGCAGGGCTGGTCAAATCTCTGGGAGTCTCCAACTTTAACCGCAgacagctggagctgctgctgaataaaCCCGGcctcaaacacaaacctgtATCCAACCAG GTTGAATGTCACCCATATTTCACACAACCCAAGCTTCTGGAGTTCTGTCGTCAGAATGACATCGTGATTGTTGGCTACTGTCCAATTGGCTCCTCCAGAGATGCATCCTG GGTGAATTTAAAATGTCCTCCCCTGCTGGAGGACGAGCTGCTTGTTTCCATTGGGAAAAAGTACCACAAGAGTCCTGCCCAGGTGGCTCTGCGCTTCAATGTCCAGAGAGGAGTTGTAGTGATCCCCAAGAGCTTCAGCCCCGAGAGGATCAAACACAACTTCCAG ATATTTGACTTTTCACTCACTGAGGAAGAGATGAGGGCCATTGAAGCGCTGAACAAAAATATTCGTTTTGTGGAGCTGCTGAT GTGGAGTGACCATCCAGAGTACCCATTTCATGATGATtattaa